The following are encoded together in the Variovorax sp. PBS-H4 genome:
- a CDS encoding ABC transporter ATP-binding protein: MSTGIELRDITKRYGDDPRGALAVKGISFEVPKGTLTTILGPSGCGKTTTLRMIAGLETPSSGRIIMGGRDVTTLGPAERNVSMMFQSYALFPHMNVIDNVGYGPRMSGMRRQEARARARDALHGVGLVDYDDRLPSELSGGQQQRVALARALVLEPEVLLFDEPLSNLDARLRREMREEIRNLQQRLGLTVAYVTHDQTEALAVSDQIIVMDHGVIAQRGSPQQLYGHPESEFVAAFMGEAMVFPALAHADGRVDLGPLTLPSRHNIAPGIVKVAVRPEAWLIDAAVGLPATVRKVVYLGSFHEYVFETELGAVFVVSPDLSRPLVIGARTNLSLAAHGVSVVPAAA; encoded by the coding sequence ATGAGCACCGGCATCGAACTTCGCGACATCACCAAGCGCTACGGCGACGATCCGCGCGGAGCGCTGGCGGTCAAGGGCATCAGCTTCGAGGTGCCCAAGGGCACGCTCACCACCATCCTCGGGCCTTCCGGCTGCGGCAAGACCACCACCTTGCGCATGATCGCCGGCCTGGAGACGCCGAGTTCGGGCAGGATCATCATGGGCGGGCGGGACGTGACCACGCTGGGCCCGGCGGAGCGCAACGTGAGCATGATGTTCCAGAGCTACGCCCTCTTTCCGCACATGAACGTGATCGACAACGTCGGCTACGGCCCGAGGATGAGCGGGATGCGAAGGCAAGAGGCCCGCGCACGGGCTCGCGACGCATTGCATGGCGTCGGGCTCGTCGACTACGACGATCGCTTGCCCAGCGAGCTGTCGGGCGGCCAGCAGCAGCGAGTGGCACTCGCCCGGGCACTGGTGCTCGAACCCGAGGTCCTGCTGTTCGATGAACCCTTGTCGAACCTCGATGCACGACTGCGCCGCGAGATGCGCGAGGAGATCCGCAACCTGCAGCAGCGCCTCGGCCTGACAGTCGCCTACGTCACCCACGACCAGACCGAAGCGCTGGCAGTGAGCGACCAGATCATCGTGATGGACCACGGCGTGATCGCGCAGCGCGGCAGCCCGCAACAGCTCTACGGTCATCCGGAAAGCGAATTCGTTGCCGCGTTCATGGGCGAGGCCATGGTCTTCCCGGCCCTTGCCCATGCCGACGGGCGGGTCGACCTCGGGCCGCTGACGCTGCCGTCCAGGCACAACATCGCGCCCGGCATCGTCAAGGTCGCCGTGCGGCCTGAGGCCTGGCTCATCGACGCGGCGGTCGGACTCCCTGCGACCGTGCGCAAAGTGGTCTACCTGGGCAGCTTCCACGAGTATGTTTTCGAGACGGAACTGGGCGCGGTGTTTGTCGTCTCACCCGATCTTTCGCGACCTCTCGTCATCGGCGCGCGAACCAATTTGTCCCTGGCCGCCCACGGCGTTTCCGTTGTGCCGGCGGCCGCATGA
- a CDS encoding ATP-binding protein, whose protein sequence is MLRSFEEEPTVEVESTDDASGRRRYLTILFSDLSESTRLGELMESELYADMLAQLRRLCREIIPRHGGNIARIQGDGVLAFFGYPETREDDGRRATEAALELHAAVSRLAIAGAQFPAGALTLHSGIHAGLVLISDGDVERGRFELLGNVPNIAARLSDLAERDDICVSEETLGPHAQFFTSSEPALVQLKGRTPPLAVRRVLGRAAAPTHQEAMERRSLCPFVGREPALRLLRDRLRLAIAGAPQCVAVSGGPGVGKTRLVDELRRHAAAGECLVLQGYCGTYLAEPLQPFLQMLRALFGLSPGLPAAPAQAHPLLAALEQEEGAAMVLAQARQLVAPREEARQLSPGAAVPALRNLFGQLASRQPLMLVVDDWQWADEASQQALDAVLSLQGPILVVAMTRAAVGDSLLLAPVTTLELQPLDDGEAARATRHLLPGADPFVVAEIQRYAGGIPLFIEELCHSASAQGGQWLRELRLGSAAWLTALIESRVERLPPVQAEVLRAAAVIGSVFPAWLLERLTGHGADDPLVVALAEQDFVFAGEQPGTLRFKHGITRDVIYEAVGLHRRRDMHRRIAQVLESRGEGPAQEELYEALAYHCAAAALGEPAARYAELAGDKAMAASALDRARAQYSAALKALDELVSRQPSRELALRWCAIAQKLGMACVFDPLGLADGVAIFERGLALARQSASMDAIARASYWLGYICYAKGMSKAAIAHCEAALDLASQIGDARLAAQVRATLGQALLAAGDYGRALVLLDSAVDSKRRQRRPGSSLAVGSAYALACKGYLLGDQGRFSLADECFAEALLLVGDSLHQVSASVRHWISVVYQWQGRWEEALSVAERASEIAEHVKSRQQLAMGRALAGYAQWTLTRDPEALQAVRDATAWIEARRGALATSLNHGWLVDGAVASGRTEEARHHAARLFMRVRQHDRIGEALGCRALARAAAKLNDFSRTEHYLGRAERSAQVRGSAHEAAATQLCRAQIEVGRGRVPEAQRLLDAACAAFEAMDMRWHLERAERTRDML, encoded by the coding sequence ATGCTCCGATCCTTCGAAGAAGAACCGACGGTAGAGGTGGAATCGACCGACGACGCCTCCGGGCGCCGCCGGTACCTGACCATCCTCTTTTCAGATCTCTCCGAGTCAACCCGCCTCGGCGAGTTGATGGAGTCGGAGCTCTACGCCGACATGCTCGCGCAGCTGCGCCGGCTCTGCCGCGAGATCATCCCGCGCCACGGCGGCAACATCGCCCGGATCCAGGGGGACGGCGTGCTGGCGTTCTTCGGCTATCCCGAGACGCGCGAGGACGACGGGCGCCGGGCGACCGAGGCCGCGCTCGAGCTGCACGCGGCGGTGAGCCGGCTCGCCATCGCAGGCGCCCAATTCCCGGCCGGCGCGCTGACACTGCATTCCGGCATCCACGCCGGGCTTGTGCTCATATCGGACGGCGATGTGGAGCGCGGCCGCTTCGAGTTGCTGGGTAACGTGCCGAATATCGCAGCGCGCCTGTCGGACCTTGCCGAGCGCGACGACATCTGCGTGAGCGAGGAGACGCTCGGGCCGCATGCACAGTTCTTCACCTCCAGCGAACCCGCCCTGGTGCAGCTCAAGGGCCGCACGCCGCCGCTGGCCGTGCGCCGGGTGCTGGGGCGCGCTGCCGCGCCCACGCACCAGGAGGCGATGGAGCGGCGCAGCCTGTGTCCCTTCGTCGGCCGCGAGCCGGCGCTGCGGCTGCTGCGCGATCGCCTGCGGCTGGCGATTGCCGGCGCGCCGCAGTGCGTCGCCGTGTCGGGCGGTCCCGGGGTCGGCAAGACGCGCCTGGTGGACGAGCTGCGGCGCCACGCCGCCGCTGGCGAATGCCTCGTGCTCCAAGGCTACTGCGGCACCTACCTCGCCGAGCCCCTGCAGCCCTTCCTGCAGATGCTGCGCGCGCTGTTCGGCCTGTCGCCGGGCTTGCCGGCCGCGCCGGCGCAGGCGCATCCGCTGCTGGCCGCGCTGGAGCAGGAGGAGGGCGCCGCGATGGTGCTGGCCCAGGCGCGGCAGCTCGTGGCGCCGCGCGAAGAGGCACGCCAGCTCAGTCCCGGCGCCGCGGTGCCGGCGCTGCGAAACCTGTTCGGACAGCTCGCGTCCCGCCAGCCACTGATGCTGGTGGTGGACGACTGGCAATGGGCGGACGAGGCCAGCCAGCAGGCGCTCGATGCGGTGCTGTCGCTGCAAGGCCCGATCCTGGTCGTTGCCATGACGCGGGCGGCAGTCGGCGACAGCCTCTTGCTCGCGCCCGTTACCACGCTCGAGCTGCAGCCGCTGGATGACGGCGAGGCCGCCCGCGCGACGCGGCACCTGCTGCCCGGCGCCGATCCCTTCGTCGTGGCCGAGATCCAGCGCTACGCCGGCGGCATCCCGCTGTTCATCGAGGAGCTCTGCCATTCGGCGTCGGCGCAAGGCGGGCAATGGCTGCGCGAGCTTCGCCTGGGCAGCGCGGCCTGGCTCACGGCGCTGATCGAATCGCGGGTCGAGCGCCTGCCCCCGGTGCAGGCCGAAGTGCTGCGGGCGGCGGCCGTCATCGGCAGCGTCTTTCCGGCGTGGCTGCTCGAACGGCTCACCGGGCATGGCGCTGACGATCCGCTGGTGGTTGCATTGGCAGAGCAGGATTTCGTCTTTGCAGGCGAGCAGCCGGGGACGCTGCGCTTCAAGCACGGCATCACCCGCGACGTGATCTACGAAGCAGTCGGCCTGCACCGGCGCCGCGATATGCATCGCCGCATCGCGCAGGTGCTCGAAAGCCGCGGCGAAGGTCCGGCCCAGGAGGAGCTCTACGAAGCCCTGGCCTACCACTGCGCTGCTGCCGCTCTTGGCGAGCCGGCGGCACGCTACGCAGAATTGGCCGGCGACAAGGCCATGGCCGCGTCGGCGCTGGACCGCGCCCGTGCCCAGTACTCCGCGGCGCTGAAGGCCCTCGACGAGCTGGTGTCGCGTCAACCCTCGCGCGAGCTGGCGCTGCGCTGGTGCGCGATCGCGCAGAAGCTGGGCATGGCCTGTGTCTTCGATCCTCTCGGGCTGGCCGACGGCGTGGCGATCTTCGAGCGCGGGCTGGCGCTGGCGCGCCAGAGCGCCAGCATGGACGCGATCGCGCGGGCGTCCTACTGGCTCGGCTACATCTGCTATGCCAAGGGCATGTCGAAGGCGGCGATCGCGCACTGCGAAGCCGCACTCGATCTCGCCTCGCAGATCGGCGATGCCCGCCTCGCCGCCCAGGTGCGTGCCACGCTGGGCCAGGCATTGCTGGCGGCCGGCGACTACGGCCGGGCACTGGTGCTGCTGGACTCGGCGGTCGACAGCAAGCGGCGCCAGCGCCGGCCCGGCAGCAGCCTCGCCGTCGGCTCCGCATACGCCCTTGCCTGCAAAGGCTACCTGCTTGGCGACCAGGGCCGTTTCTCCCTGGCCGACGAGTGCTTCGCCGAGGCCTTGCTGCTGGTGGGCGATTCGCTGCACCAGGTCTCGGCATCGGTGCGCCACTGGATCAGCGTCGTCTACCAGTGGCAAGGGCGTTGGGAAGAGGCGCTGAGCGTGGCCGAGCGCGCGTCGGAGATTGCCGAGCATGTGAAGAGCCGCCAGCAGCTCGCCATGGGGCGCGCGCTGGCCGGCTATGCGCAATGGACGCTGACGCGCGATCCCGAGGCCCTGCAGGCGGTACGCGACGCCACCGCGTGGATCGAGGCGCGCAGAGGCGCGCTCGCCACCTCGCTCAACCACGGCTGGCTCGTCGACGGCGCGGTCGCCAGCGGCCGCACCGAGGAGGCGAGGCACCATGCGGCGCGCCTGTTCATGCGGGTACGCCAGCACGATCGGATAGGCGAGGCCCTCGGATGCCGGGCGCTGGCCCGCGCTGCCGCCAAGCTCAATGACTTCTCGCGTACCGAGCACTACCTCGGGCGCGCCGAACGCTCGGCACAGGTGCGCGGTTCGGCGCACGAGGCGGCGGCGACGCAGCTGTGCCGGGCGCAGATCGAGGTGGGCAGGGGCCGTGTTCCCGAGGCGCAGCGGCTGCTCGATGCCGCCTGCGCTGCCTTCGAGGCCATGGACATGCGCTGGCATCTGGAGCGTGCCGAGCGCACGCGTGACATGCTCTGA
- a CDS encoding class I SAM-dependent methyltransferase gives MNTSGTDTRAFKASMRTQWDAAAAGWDTHSPALRAWLRTSTEAMIAMAGVVAGSRVLDVAAGAGDQTLDLAERVGPSGAVVATDLSTAIIARARDRVRRAGFDHVQCRVADGEDLQVEEASFDAVVCRLGLMLFPDALQGLREMRRALRPGGGVCTIVFSGPERNPCLRILMGTALRHAGRPAPDPFAAGSLFSLARPGHIDALFHEAGFRDVATTAVDASFPMPSVDDYLAFVRSSASPILQILSGLGEEAANAAWDDIREQLRAFDTPAGWEGPNELLLTAARRPG, from the coding sequence ATGAACACATCCGGAACAGACACACGGGCCTTCAAGGCGTCGATGCGGACCCAGTGGGACGCCGCTGCAGCGGGCTGGGACACGCATTCGCCAGCGCTGCGGGCATGGCTGCGCACTTCGACCGAGGCCATGATCGCCATGGCCGGGGTGGTGGCGGGGTCGCGGGTGCTCGACGTGGCGGCCGGGGCCGGAGACCAGACACTGGACCTTGCCGAGCGGGTCGGCCCTTCGGGCGCGGTTGTCGCGACCGATTTGTCGACCGCGATCATTGCGCGTGCCCGGGACCGCGTTCGGCGTGCCGGCTTCGACCATGTGCAGTGCCGCGTGGCAGACGGCGAGGATCTGCAGGTCGAAGAGGCATCCTTCGATGCGGTGGTCTGCCGGCTGGGGCTGATGCTTTTCCCGGACGCGTTGCAGGGTCTGCGCGAGATGCGCCGCGCGCTTCGACCGGGGGGTGGCGTATGCACCATCGTGTTCTCGGGCCCGGAGAGGAATCCGTGCCTGAGGATTCTCATGGGCACGGCGCTCAGGCACGCGGGCCGTCCCGCGCCCGATCCCTTTGCGGCCGGCAGCCTGTTCAGCCTGGCGCGACCCGGCCACATCGACGCGCTCTTTCACGAGGCGGGATTCCGTGACGTCGCGACGACAGCAGTGGATGCGAGCTTCCCTATGCCGTCGGTCGACGACTACCTGGCTTTCGTCCGCAGCTCGGCGAGTCCCATCCTGCAGATCCTCTCCGGTCTCGGCGAGGAGGCTGCCAACGCGGCGTGGGATGACATCCGAGAGCAACTGCGTGCCTTCGACACGCCCGCGGGCTGGGAAGGCCCCAACGAACTGCTGCTCACGGCAGCGCGCCGACCGGGATGA
- a CDS encoding LysR family transcriptional regulator, translated as MAHTPQDFDWDDLKHLLAVARHGSTLAAGRALGLDQSTVQRRLTELERRFGQALVQRQPSGYRLTEFGQALLPHAERIEDAVAVFKQHVATAAAEVAGIIRVTCPEPIVYRITQSTLLERFRERHPALDVHFVMSDKYIDLSKGEADVALRSGDTDDGELVGRKIGDSLWAVYASSTYIERHGRPQGIEDLANHALVGFDDTMARHRIAAWLRKIAPEAALVARSNSVLGLVYSVKAGVGVAPLPIALGDAEPDLVRVTEPVAELTRVWRMLTTPELRRTPRVAAFFDFIVGEIDTLRPIITG; from the coding sequence ATGGCGCATACCCCTCAAGACTTCGACTGGGACGACCTGAAGCACCTGTTGGCGGTCGCGCGCCATGGCAGCACGCTGGCGGCGGGCCGTGCGCTGGGCCTCGACCAGTCGACGGTGCAACGGCGATTGACGGAACTCGAACGGCGCTTCGGACAAGCGTTGGTGCAGCGGCAGCCGAGCGGGTACCGGCTGACCGAGTTCGGACAGGCCTTGTTGCCGCACGCCGAGCGCATCGAGGACGCGGTGGCGGTGTTCAAGCAGCACGTCGCGACAGCCGCCGCCGAGGTCGCAGGGATCATCCGCGTCACATGTCCGGAGCCCATCGTCTACCGGATCACCCAGTCAACCTTGTTGGAGAGGTTTCGCGAACGTCATCCGGCGCTGGACGTGCACTTCGTCATGAGCGACAAGTACATCGACCTGTCAAAGGGCGAAGCCGACGTGGCCCTTCGTTCCGGTGATACGGATGATGGTGAACTCGTCGGGCGAAAGATCGGCGACTCCCTCTGGGCGGTCTATGCCAGCAGCACGTACATCGAGCGCCACGGGCGCCCGCAAGGAATCGAAGACCTGGCGAACCACGCGCTGGTGGGATTCGACGACACCATGGCCAGGCACCGCATCGCGGCGTGGCTGCGAAAGATCGCACCGGAGGCGGCGCTCGTCGCACGAAGCAACAGCGTGCTGGGCCTGGTCTACTCGGTCAAGGCCGGCGTGGGCGTCGCCCCGTTGCCGATCGCGCTCGGCGATGCGGAACCCGATCTGGTGCGGGTGACCGAGCCGGTCGCCGAACTGACACGGGTATGGCGCATGCTGACAACCCCCGAGCTGCGACGCACTCCGCGCGTCGCCGCGTTCTTCGATTTCATCGTGGGCGAAATCGACACGCTTCGGCCGATCATCACTGGATGA
- a CDS encoding SDR family oxidoreductase translates to MSHTPLRGRLDPAAGAVAEIDAQIEAVRDRVRAFAPELVVLFAPDHFNGFFYDLMPPFCIGTAASAIGDFGTVAGELSVPTALASACAASLLEQGIDVAVSHRMRVDHGFANPLQDIFGGLAEVAYCNGKFFSQYRVVKAALPHLASGGTITLTSGVASRGTMANHSAISAVNAAIEACVRQLAKELAPRRLNAVAPGVTATTTYDAMTPAAKEDFVKKIAAKVPLQRIASAEEVALAYIFAMKSGYVSGSVIDVSGGQLVA, encoded by the coding sequence ATCTCACACACGCCGCTGCGCGGGCGCCTGGACCCGGCCGCGGGGGCCGTGGCCGAGATCGACGCGCAGATCGAAGCGGTGCGCGACAGGGTGCGGGCCTTCGCGCCCGAGCTGGTGGTGCTCTTCGCGCCCGATCACTTCAACGGCTTCTTCTACGACCTGATGCCGCCGTTCTGCATCGGCACCGCGGCCTCGGCCATTGGCGACTTCGGTACGGTGGCGGGAGAGCTTTCGGTGCCGACCGCGCTGGCTTCGGCCTGCGCTGCGTCCTTGCTCGAACAGGGCATCGATGTGGCGGTCTCGCATCGCATGCGCGTGGACCACGGCTTCGCCAATCCGCTGCAGGACATCTTCGGCGGGTTGGCCGAAGTGGCGTACTGCAACGGCAAGTTCTTCAGCCAGTACCGTGTCGTCAAGGCCGCGCTACCGCACCTGGCGAGCGGCGGGACGATCACGCTGACCTCCGGTGTGGCCAGCCGCGGAACGATGGCAAACCACTCCGCCATTTCGGCGGTGAACGCGGCGATCGAGGCTTGCGTGCGGCAACTGGCCAAGGAGCTTGCGCCGCGTCGCCTGAACGCCGTTGCACCCGGTGTCACAGCCACCACGACCTACGACGCAATGACGCCCGCCGCAAAAGAAGACTTCGTGAAGAAGATCGCCGCCAAGGTCCCGCTGCAGCGGATTGCCAGCGCTGAGGAAGTCGCGCTCGCGTACATCTTCGCGATGAAGAGCGGCTACGTGAGTGGAAGCGTCATCGACGTCAGCGGAGGTCAGCTGGTCGCCTGA